A genomic region of Antennarius striatus isolate MH-2024 chromosome 16, ASM4005453v1, whole genome shotgun sequence contains the following coding sequences:
- the LOC137609587 gene encoding transcription factor Sox-9-A-like — protein MNLLDPYLKMTEEQEKCQSDAPSPSMSEDSAGSPCPSGSGSDTENTRPSDNHLLLGPDYKKEGEEDKFPVCIRDAVSQVLKGYDWTLVPMPVRVNGSSKNKPHVKRPMNAFMVWAQAARRKLADQYPHLHNAELSKTLGKLWRLLNEVEKRPFVEEAERLRVQHKKDHPDYKYQPRRRKSVKNGQNDPEDGEQTHISPNAIFKALQQADSPASSLGEVHSPGEHSSQSQGPPTPPTTPKTDLPSSKADLKREGRSMQEGTSRQLNIDFGAVDIGELSSEVISNMGSFDVDEFDQYLPPHSHAGVNGAAQAGYTGSYGINGSSVGQAASVGAHAWMAKQQQHSLTTLGGGGEQGQPGQQRTTQIKTEQLSPSHYSEQQGSPQHVTYGSFNLQHYSTSSYPSITRAQYDYSDHQNGANSYYSHAAGQGSGLYSTFSYMSPSQRPIYTPIADNAGVPSVPQTHSPQHWEQQPIYTQLSRP, from the exons ATGAATCTCCTCGACCCTTACCTGAAGATGACAGAAGAACAGGAGAAGTGTCAGTCTGACGCTCCCAGCCCCAGCATGTCTGAGGACTCCGCTGGCTCGCCATGCCCCTCCGGGTCCGGTTCGGACACTGAGAACACCCGACCGTCAGACAACCACCTTCTTCTGGGCCCAGACTACAAGAAGGAGGGGGAAGAAGACAAATTCCCCGTGTGTATCAGAGATGCGGTGTCCCAGGTGTTGAAGGGCTACGACTGGACGCTGGTGCCCATGCCGGTGCGCGTCAACGGCTcaagtaaaaataaacctcATGTAAAAAGACCCATGAACGCGTTTATGGTCTGGGCTCAAGCTGCAAGGAGGAAACTTGCCGATCAATACCCGCATCTGCACAACGCGGAACTCAGCAAAACTTTGGGCAAACTTTGGAG ATTACTCAATGAGGTAGAGAAGCGTCCGTTTGTGGAAGAAGCTGAGCGCTTGAGAGTACAGCACAAGAAAGACCACCCCGACTACAAGTATCAGCCCAGACGGAGAAAGTCTGTCAAGAACGGGCAAAACGATCCAGAGGACGGCGAGCAAACGCATATCTCCCCTAATGCGATCTTCAAGGCGCTGCAGCAGGCCGATTCTCCAGCATCCAGTCTGGGCGAGGTGCATTCTCCAGGAGAGCATTCAA GTCAGTCCCAGGGCCCACCAACACCTCCAACCACCCCCAAGACTGATCTGCCCTCTAGCAAAGCAGACCTGAAGCGTGAGGGCCGCTCAATGCAGGAGGGCACCAGTCGCCAGCTCAATATCGACTTTGGAGCTGTGGACATTGGCGAGCTTAGCAGTGAGGTTATCTCCAACATGGGGAGCTTCGACGTTGACGAGTTTGATCAATACCTGCCACCTCACAGCCATGCTGGGGTGAATGGAGCAGCACAGGCTGGCTACACCGGCAGCTATGGCATTAACGGTTCCTCAGTTGGCCAAGCAGCCAGTGTTGGGGCCCATGCTTGGATGgccaagcagcagcagcactctTTGACCACCttgggtggaggaggagagcagggCCAGCCGGGTCAACAAAGAACCACCCAGATCAAGACAGAGCAGCTGAGCCCGAGCCACTACAGTGAGCAGCAGGGCTCCCCTCAGCATGTCACATATGGGTCCTTCAACTTGCAGCACTACAGCACCTCTTCTTACCCCTCCATCACAAGAGCACAATATGACTATTCAGATCACCAGAATGGTGCCAACTCTTATTACAGCCATGCGGCTGGCCAAGGCTCGGGCTTGTATTCCACCTTCAGCTACATGAGCCCCAGCCAGAGGCCGATTTACACCCCAATTGCCGACAATGCCGGAGTGCCCTCTGTACCCCAGACTCACAGCCCACAGCACTGGGAGCAGCAGCCCATTTACACACAGCTCTCAAGGCCATGA